From one Leptospira stimsonii genomic stretch:
- the sufC gene encoding Fe-S cluster assembly ATPase SufC, with product MTEILKIQDLRAGIHTGDSGEIKEIVKGVNLTIRPGEVHAIMGPNGSGKSTLSNVIMGHPKYQVLSGDILFEGKSILGLPTDERARLGIFLCFQYPTSIPGVTIGNFLKTIVKSVRGKDLPVKEFRKELKQGMADLDIPESFISRYVNDGFSGGEKKRNEILQMSLLKPKLSVLDETDSGLDIDALRIVSEGINRNKTAERSILLITHYQRMLNYITPDFVHVFAKGRILKTGTRELALELEEKGYDWILAESGD from the coding sequence AATCGTAAAAGGCGTCAATCTCACGATTCGACCCGGAGAAGTTCACGCGATCATGGGTCCGAACGGATCCGGAAAGAGCACGCTCTCCAACGTCATCATGGGCCATCCGAAATACCAGGTTCTCTCGGGCGACATCCTCTTCGAAGGAAAATCGATTCTCGGACTTCCGACCGACGAACGTGCGCGCCTCGGAATCTTCCTCTGTTTTCAATATCCTACGAGCATCCCCGGAGTCACCATCGGAAACTTTTTAAAGACGATCGTGAAGTCCGTTCGAGGAAAAGATCTTCCGGTAAAGGAATTCAGAAAAGAACTCAAACAGGGAATGGCCGATCTCGATATTCCCGAGTCGTTTATCTCTCGTTATGTGAACGACGGATTCTCCGGAGGAGAAAAGAAGAGAAACGAAATTCTCCAGATGAGTCTCCTCAAACCGAAACTTTCCGTTCTCGACGAGACCGATTCCGGACTCGATATCGACGCGCTTCGAATCGTAAGCGAAGGAATCAACAGAAACAAAACGGCGGAGCGTTCGATTCTTCTTATCACACACTATCAAAGAATGCTAAACTACATCACGCCCGACTTTGTTCACGTCTTTGCAAAAGGAAGAATTTTGAAAACCGGAACAAGAGAACTCGCTCTGGAACTGGAAGAGAAAGGATATGACTGGATCCTTGCAGAATCTGGAGACTAA